The Legionella spiritensis DNA segment AAACATTAGGTGGTGAGGAAAATGAAAACCGCTGGCATTTAAACTCAAGATTAGAAAGCCCGAATAGCCGGTATGAACTGAGAGCTGGTGGTGTGATTCCGGGCGTCATGGTCAGCGGTATTTCATCAGAGCTACCTGGCCAGATTATCGGGCAAGTGTCTCAGAATGTTTATGATACGGCTACTGGTCGACATCTGTTAATACCTCAAGGTACCAAGCTTATTGGTGTTTATTCTAATGAAGTTGGTTTTGGCCAGAACTCAGTTTTAGTGGCGTGGCAACGTCTTGTTTATCCTGATGGCAAAGCACTTGATATCGGTTCGATGCCCGGAGCTGATAGTGCAGGTATGGCTGGGTTCAGAGATCAAGTTGATCATCACTATGCCAAGATTTATGGCTCAGCCCTTTTAATGTCGGCCATCGTTGGTGGGATCACTTATAGCCAGAGCCTCAATCAGAACAGTCAAGTTGGCTATAACCAGCCAACGGCCGGCAATGTATTGAGTCAGGCATTGGGACAACAATTGGGTGAAGTGACCTCTCAACTGGTGTCTAAAAATCTCAATGTATCACCCACGGTTAATGTCAGACCCGGCTATCGTTTCAATGTCATTGTCGTCAAAGACTTAACCTTTAAAAAACCTTTTCGGCAATTTGCTTATTAAACGGAGGAAAGCCAATGAAATTAAGATTGATTTTTTTATTGTTGTGGTCAACCAATGTTCTATCCAGTGGTGCGCCTGTGTTTGACTTTGCCAACTGGCTGGAAAACGGCAAGGTTATTATAAACCAAGTCAGTCAGTATAAGACCCAATTGGATCAATACCGGAATCAATTGAGCCAATACAACACCATGTTACAAAACACCAAATCGCTGACGTCATTTCAATGGGATAATGCCGACAGCATCATTAATAACCTGCTCGACACCACCAATACCATTGATTATTACAAACAAGAAGCCGGTAGCATGCAAGCTTATCTGGACCGCTTCCAAAGCCAGGAATATTACCAGAAAATCCCCTGCTTCAATGGTCATGGTAAATGCTCAGCCGAAGAACTTAAGAAAATAAGCCAGAATAAAATGGCCGCATCCGTTGCCCAGAAACGGGCAAATGATGCCATGCTCAAAGGCATTGATAAGCAACAGCAAAACCTGAAAAAAGATTCTGAAAAACTACGAAACCTGCAAGCCCATGCGCAAACTGCTGGTGGACAGAAACAGGCCCTTCAGGCTGCATCTCAACTTGCCAGCAATCAGGCCCATCAATTGCTGCAGATTCGTGGCTTATTGGTCGCACAGCAAAATGCCCAGGCCGTTAAAGATGCCGCCGAAACAAATAAACAAGCCATACAGGATGCCGGAGATGAACGATTTCGCTCTGGGTCATTCCATAAAAGTTCCGGTACAAAATGGTAATACAAGGAGAATAACCATGAGAATTTTAAGCTTATTAATCGCATTTTCAGTCTGTTTCCTGTCAGGTTGTGACAACGCAGAAACAAAAGCACGCAAGAAAGCTCAACATCTTGCCTCACTTACCTGTGATAGCTCTAAAAAAGATCGCTCAAAAGAAGAACTTCAGGTCATAGCAGACGCTTGTTTCAAACAAGGCGGTTATTCCAAAAGCTCCGGTATCAAATGGTAATATTATGAAAAAACAGACATTCACTTTTTTATTCGTATTCTTGTTAATTGGCTTTTCAGTCAATGCTCATGCCGATGGGGCTGGCATCGACAGCCGGGATTTGCTCGATAATATCCTCTATCGATTTTCCAATAATGCCTCGATGTGGAGTCATACTATTCTGAGCTATGCTCGATACCTTTTCTGGTCTTTAGCCATGATCAGTATGGTATGGACTTATGGCATGATGGCCTTAAGACGGGCTGATATTCAGGAGTTTCTCGCTGAAACCGTGCGTTTTTTGGTGGTCGTCGGCTTTTTCTATTGGCTTTTAGATAATGGACCTGCGATAGCCACCTCTATTATGGACTCCATGCGCAGGCTTGCGGCCAATGCATCTGGCATTGATGCAAAAGTATCCCCTTCCGATATTGTTGATGTGGGTTTTGATATCGTTTCAAAAGCCATTGATAACTCATCGGTCTGGTCACCAGCGGCAACGACGGTTGGGCTGATTGTTGCTGGAATCATTCTGATTGTTTTGGCCATGGTCAGTATCAATATGCTGATTATTTTAATTACCGGCTGGATATTAACTTATGGCGGCATCATTTTATTAGGCTTTGGCGGTGGTCGTTGGACTCAGGATATTGCCATCCAATATTACAAAACAGTGCTAGGTATTGCGCTTCAGGCTTTTGCCATGATTCTGATTATCGGTATCGGTAAGTCTTTTGTCGATCAGTACTATGCCGCTATGTCCAAAGACATTCTGTTAAAAGAAATGTTTGTCATGCTCGTGGTTGCTGTCGTCCTACTGGTCCTGATTAATAAAATTCCACCCATTCTGGCAAGTATTGTCTCGGGTGGCTCAGGCGGTGGTGGCGGTGGCCTTGGGTTAGGTGGTGCTTTGGGTGCAGCTGGCATTGCTGGCACTGCTCTGGCAGGAGCTGCCGGCGCTGCAAGTGCTCATAGTGCTGGGGGCCTTTCAGCCTTGAATGCTGCATTTAAAGCGGCTTCTCAAAGTATGGGGGTAGGTGATATTGGCGCTATGTCAGGCAATAGCTCAGGCCCTAAATCCGGTGGTCTAGCACAAGCCATGGGGCAGGCTTCTAAGTTTGCCGGTTCATTTGGTTCTCATCTTGCTTCTGGGGCGTTTGACGTTGCGCGTGAAAAAGCCGGCAGCATGAAAGCCTCATTTTCTGCCAAAACTTCCGATACAACGGGCGGTAAGATTGCCGAGGCCATCAATCAACGTGTTTCTTCAAGCTCGGATTCTGCTACTTCCAATCAATCATCTGACTCTCAAAATGTCACCTCGATGGGCGCACCAGAAGGCAGTTTTAGCTCTGGTAGTGAGGAAACCACAGACGAAGTCAGCCAGTTTGTGAATCAAAAAGCATCGGGAGATAACCAATGAAACCAAACCGCTCCATTGGTCCACAGGTAAGGCAAAAGCATGTTAATAAAGCCAGTAAGTATCTCATTATGTTAGTCATGCTTGCATTTTTAATCAGCATGCAAATTGGCACTCAATACGCGGCTTTTAAACTGTATCATGCTGATACCTTAAACTTTTCATTTACTCAATTCTATTGGCCATGGCAGGCGATTCTCTGGAATCTGCAATATCATCAATATTTTCCTGATATTTTTAATGCCGCCTTTGGTTTATCAGTTATGAGCGGTTGCCTTTTTTTAATGGGCATAATATTTCTCAACAAGCAGTTAAAACAAGAAAACGTCAGTGAATATCTCCATGGTTCTGCCCGATGGGCCAATATGACTGATTTAAAAGACGCCGGCATTATTGATAACGAAGAAGGCGTTTATGTCGGTGCCATTGAAGACGAAAAAGGTAATGTTCACTATTTACGCCATAACGGACCCGAACATATATTAACCTATGCCCCAACCCGCTCGGGTAAAGGGGTCGGTTTGGTAATTCCTACCCTATTATCCTGGAAAAAATCTTGTGTGATTACCGATCTAAAAGGTGAGCTATGGGCCTTGACCGCAGGCTGGCGGCAAAAACACGGCCATAACAAAGTCATTCGCTTTGAGCCGGCAACCCTTAAAGGCTCTGCTCGCTGGAATCCATTGGATGAAATCAGGGTTGGTACTGAGTATGAAGTTGGCGATGTACAAAACCTGGCAACACTCGTTGTTGATCCTGATGGCAAAGGACTCGAAACCCACTGGCAAAAAACCTCTCAAGCCTTGTTAGTTGGTTTTATTCTGCATGCCATTTATAAACTTCAAAATCAGGGTGAGCCGGCTACATTTCCCAATATCGATAGAATGCTGGTTGACCCCAATACCAATATCGCAGATTTACTCATTGAAATGACTCAATTCCCCCATGTGGATGGCAAAACCCATTCCGTTATTAGTGCTTCAGCCCGAGATATGATTGACCGGCCTGAAGAAGAAGCCGGCTCTGTGTTATCAACCTTAAAGTCTTATCTGGCGTTATATCGTGATCCTGTCGTTGCCCATAATGTTTCAGCATCTGATTTCTGTATCAAAGATTTAATGCATCACACCAACCCTGTCAGCCTCTATATCGTCACCCAACCCAATGACAAAGCAAGGCTGCAACCATTGGTTCGAGTCATGCTAAATATGGTCGTCAGACTATTAGCCGATAAAATGGATTTTGAACGCGTAGATGATGGACAAGGACATTATTCTGTCAAAACTAAAAAGACATACAAGCATCGTTTATTATGCATGATTGATGAGTTTCCTAGCCTTGGGAAACTCGATATCTTACAGGAGTCATTAGCTTTTGTTGCTGGTTACGGCCTGAAGTTTTACTTAATTTGTCAAGATATCAATCAGCTTAAAAGCCGAGAGCGAGGCTATGGACCTGATGAAACCATTACCTCCAATTGCCACATTCAAAACGCCTACCCACCCAACCGAATTGAAACCGCCGAACATCTGTCAAAACTCACAGGACAAACTACGATCGTTAAAGAGCACATCACCACCAGCGGCAAGCGTGTATCCACTTTTTTAAATCAGATTTCTAAAACCAAACAGGAAGTCTCAAGACCGTTATTAACCATTGACGAATGTCAGCGCATGCCCGGACCTAAAAAAGATGCCAATGGATTAATTACCGAGGCTGGTGACATGGTTATTTATGTTGCCGGTTTTCCTGCTATTTACGGCAAGCAGCCTCTCTATTTTAAAGATTCAGTGTTTATTGCCAGAGCATCAGTTGAAGCGCCAACACAATCAGATATTTTACGTGCCCGTTTAACTAAAGATGAGGAAATCAGGTTATGAAACAACTAACCATCTGGGCAGCGGTTTTTATGTTAAGCATCTTTGTCTTGAGCGTTCTTCTGGTTTTTCTAGGATTTCGGATTAACACGACTGATTCTATACCAATAGGTGTCTATCGAATGACAGCATATAAAAACCTCAAAAATGCTTATGTTATTTTTTGTCCTGATGATCGACCTGTTTTCCAGCAAGCCTTAGTTCGAGGATATATTAACAGTGGTTTTTGCCCTGATAGCTATGGATATTTAATGAAAAAAGTCGTAGCAACAACAGGTGATAACATAGCGGTCAACAGTAAGGGCGTCTTTGTCAATGACAGGCTTATTCCCTATTCAAAACCTCAGCTTAAAGATGCTCTCAATCGCTCATTACCTCAATGGCAAGCAAAAAATTATCAATTAAATGACGATGAAGTTATGGCCATGACCGATCAAAGCCAGTGGTCTTTTGATGGTCGTTATTATGGCCCTATTAAATCAGGACAAATAAAAGGAATGCTCACACCCATATGGGTCTACCCAAAACAGGAGAAAATACATGAATCATAAACCCGATTTAAATGAAGTCATTGCTGAAAAACTGGAAGATTTAACCGTCCCTGGCTTTATTGCTGAAGTCACACCACTTGAAGCTGAAATCATGGGTGCATTTTATGAAGATGCCATCAGTGAAGAAGAAGCACAGGAGGCCGCCTATGACTAAGATGTCTCACCACCAAATCGTTGCTAACCAGATCATCGAAAGCCTAAAACAAGGAACAGCACCTTGGCTAAAGCCTTGGGAACCTGGCATTGGCGATGGCCATATTCCCTTTAATCCCGTTACCGGAAAACGATACCGTGGTATCAATGCCCTGTACTTAATGCTGAATCAAGATGGCGATAACCGCTGGCTAACCTATAAACAGGCCCAAAGCATTGATGCACAGGTCCGCAAAGGCGAGAAAGGAACAACAGTACAATACTGGAAATTTAGTGAAGAAAAAATCAAAAAAGATGATTCAGGTAATTCGGTTCTTGATGAACAAGGCAATCCAGTAAAAGTGCAGGTTAATCTTGAAAGACCAAAAGTATTTTATGCCAGAGTTTTTCATGCTTCACAAATTGATAATATGCCTGAGCTCATACAAAAAGAGCAAGACTGGTCTTTAGTTGAGAAAGCGGAAACGCTGCTAACAAATTCTGGTGCATCTATTTTCCACTCAGAAGCAGACCGAGCTTTTTACAGATTATCGACAGACAGTATTCACCTGCCACCTAAAGACCAATTTAAATCAGCGGCTCATTATTATGCCACAGCGCTTCACGAGCTAGGACACTGGAGTGGTCACCCCTCCAGACTCAACCGCGACTTAGGCCACCCGTTTGGCAGTGAGGCCTATGCCAAAGAAGAGTTGAGAGCTGAAATCGCCAGCATGATATTAGGTGCGGAGCTTGGCATTGGCCATGATCCTTCTCAACATACTGCTTACATCAAATCATGGATTCGTGTTTTAGAGGATGATCCATTAGAAATATTCAGAGCATCCGCAGATGCTGAAAAAATTGTCAATCATATTTGTTCTTTGGAACAGGTCCAAGAGTTAAATCAAGAGCAAACCATTGAAATCAGGGATGAACAACCAAAAGAGGAAATCCTCATGGAATCAAAACAATACATCTCCGAGAAAACCTGGCTCAGCATCCCCTACAAAGAAAAAGACAAAGCAAAATCAATAGTAGGTAAACTTGCTGATGGGACAACTGGGATTGCCTGGGACAAAGAACAAAAATGCTGGTATGCAAAGCCAGGTATTGATATTGAAAAAATCAAACCCTGGCTTCCAGAAAACCAGATTTCACCAGAAGATAAAGCCCTTTCACCTGCTGATGAATTCAAAGAAGCCTTAATCAGCTTAGGCGCCAGAGTAACAGGAGAGCATCCCATTATCGATGGCCAACCCCATCGCATACAAATGGACGATGATAAACACGGTGAAAAGGCAGGGTTTTATGTGGTTCATTTAGATGGTATTCCCGCTGGTTATATTAAAAACAACCGCACAGGTGCTGAACTAAAATGGAAATGCAAAGGCTATGTATTAACCGACGAGCAAAAATCAGCCCTTAAAGCTCAGGCACTTGAAAATCAGAAAAACCGTGAGCTTGAACTTGATGAAAAGCACAAAAATACTGCGCTTAAACTGACGCAAAGGCTATCTAAAATGAAAGAGGCAACCGAACAAACCCCCTATATGAAATCAAAAGGTATTCAAGTTCACTCCGGTGTTTATACTAGCCCTTCATACAAAATAACCTGCATTCCAGCAATGGATATTGATGGCAAAATCTGGAGCATTCAATATATCGGTGATGATGGCTCTAAAAATTTTGCCAAAGACTCCAGAAAGGAAGGCTGTTTTCATGTATTAGGTGGCTTAGAAAAACTTGCTGACTCACCTGTCATTATCATTGCTGAGGGGTATGCAACTGCGGCAACTATAAAAGAAGCCACTGCTCTGCCGGCTGTTGTTTCTGCCTTTGATGCAGGCAATCTTAAATCGGTGGCAAAGGCAATGCATGAAGAGTATCCCCATACCCCAATTATGCTGGCCGCTGATGATGATAAGCACCTTGAGCAGTCAAAAGGGATTAACCCAGGCAAAGAAAAAGCTGGTGAAGCTGCTGATGCTGTCAATGGTTTTATCGTTATACCCACTTTTGCGCTAGGTGAGCAGTCATTAAATCCTAAGCAATTTAGTGATTTTAATGACTTGGCCAACCATAGCAAGCTAGGAATTGAGGGAGTTAAACGGCAGATCAAACCCAAGGTCGATAAAATTGCTAAGAAATATAGATACTTACGTCAGCCGCGAAAAGGAAATGTTGTTCATATCACATAATCTATAAAATAGTTGGCACCTTGATTAACTTCGAATGTGTTGTCTCAAATATAAATGTAACCAAAAATAAGAAATATTTTGAGGCAACTCATCATACACTCGCAAACATTAAGTGAGATGGTATTCCACTTTTTTTTGTCAATTTGTTATTCTGATATTTATGTACAGAGATTTTAACGAGAAAGTAAGTGCAATCAAATAAGCCAAACAGTATACAAATACAATCAGTCCAATCTCTATTCTTGAGAATGTATTTTAACGATACATTGTTGGCTACAGGAACTGGCTTTACTATAGAAACGCCAAATGGACATGTATTGATCACTAATAGACATAATTTCACAGGCAGAAATCCTTATACTGGCGAAGTACTTTCGTCTCATGGAGGCGTACCAAATATTGTGGAAATTTTTCACAATGTTAGAGGAAAGTTGGGCAGTTGGTTGCCTATTAAGCAAAATCTTTACAATGACCCAGAAATAATGCAAGAACCCCTTTGGCATGAACATCCAAAATTAGGCGAGCAGGCAGATGTGGTTGCCTTAACTCTTCAGCTAAATAACAGTATTATTTGCTACCCATATTCCCTTGATGAAAAAAATAAAATAGCCATTAGTCCTGCTGATATTGTAAGCGTCATTGGCTTCCCATTTGGTAAAACTGCTGGTGGTTTCCTTGCCATATGGGCAACAGGTTTTATGGCAAGCGAACCAAATTTACAATATGAAGGTATGCCAAAATTTTTGATTGATTGTCGTTCTAGGCAAGGACAATCAGGATCACCCGTAGTAGCACATAGAAGCGGAGGCGCTGTAGCCATGGAAGGAGGTGATACAGCTATTTTCACCAATTCAATAACTAATTTACTAGGCGTTTATAGCGGACGCATAAATTCAGAATCTGATTTGGGTGTTGTGTGGAAAACTAATGTAATCAAGGAGATATTAGCCAGTATCTAACAACCTCACAGGATTATGATTCTTGTGTAAATGAACTGAACTGTATCGAGTTGAACAGGTTCTGAGATCCTCTTGGAGCTTCAACTAACAGGTATGATCCGTATTTCATATAAAATCATTTAATACCTCAGCGCATTTCAAAAAAATATCCCAATCATCTGATTTCATATCAAGACACCAAACACCGGCTAAAATAGCTTGCGAGTATCCCCAGCCAATAATAATTTGTCGATCAAAACTAAGTATTTCAGCAAAGATATCAATGCGATCAGCCATAATTTTTTTCAGATTAGGTTTGGTAGCAATTTGAGGAATAGGGTTCCTGAGAAAAGCGCCACATTCATATTCTGGTGGTCCTACGACACCTTTTGGATCAATTGCTAACCATGGCTTCCTTTGGGCAGACAAAATATTGAAATGGTGAAGATCACCATGAAGTAAGACAGTTTTTTTTGCTTGATTGTGTAACTCACCAGCAATTCGCTTTGCTTTATCAATGTTCTTACTATCGAACCCTGCTGGGCATTTAATGTCTGACTCAAGTCGTCTAAACCAATCAGATGTCGAAGGAAACTTTAATTCATCAGGTATCGACTTTTGGATGTTAATAATGACGTTAGCTGCAATACGCGTCGCTTCACGCTCACTAACAACATTTGCTAATGTTTTTCCTGGGCAACATTCTTCAAGTAATAAAATACCTTGATTCCTATCATAATTAATAAGTTTAACAATGCCTTCGCCACGCATAAAATTAAGTGCTTCTATTTCACTGTCAGTCTCAGGCCCAGGTATACAAAATTTAACAATAATGGTCTTTCCATCATGTTGCCTTGCGGAAGTTGTATAGTTGAAAGATAGATGTGATAGAGGCTGGATGTTTGATAGCTTGTAGGCTTTTTCAGCATACCTTATTAAATGACTTAAATTTCCAAGCCAGGTGGAACCTTTTGTACCATGAGTATTGATAATTCGCTCTGCGAAGCCATTTGGAAAATTTATATCATTTGCTTTTTCACCAGTCATATTATCTTCCATTAGCCATAAAGCCTCTAAATAAACTGCTAAGTTTTCCTTGCTGCCAGGACATTATATTTTCCTTACCACATGCAAGCATCAACCGATAATGGGCTAAGATTCCATAAACAAACCATAGTTCTTGTGCTATTAAAAAAGCATCTGATATATTTTCTTCGGACTCGAACATCATATAAGGCTTAAGACCGGCGCTCTTTATCTCTACATAAGTCTTATCCTCTTCTTTTAAGGCATGATGTTTTTTAATTATGTGCAAAAAATTAAGCAACGAAAAAAATGGATGGGAAATAACCAGTTCACCTAAATCAATGATGGTGATTGTTTGTGATGAACCATCAATAAGCACATTATTGTCATTGAAGTCAGGCTGTACAATGGTTTGCTTTATTGAATATGAAGATAATTTTTCACATAAAGTGGAAATCTTTGGAACCAAAGCCCCTACTTCATCGATTTTTATTTCTGACAATCCATCATCCTTTAACAACTTCTTATCTAGAATTATCTTTCTATACAAGGCAGGAAAATTTTCCAGCCGCCAATCTGGCACGCCAACATCTAGAAGAGCATCAACGCGCTCTGAAACTGCAAGCTGAAGTGATGTAAATTGGTCAATAGCCCTACAAACCAATTCTTTATCAAATTTCTTCTTTAAAATTACTCTTAATGAAAGGCCTGCATCTTTCATCAAAAAACAATTCAATTCGACGTTTGAAGCTATTATTATTGGTGTAGAGGCATCAAATTGTTCATGTAAAACTTGAGATATTTTGGCTTCCAAGGCAATGGCTGGTGGCGTTTGTTTTAGATAGACATATCCCTCAGATGTTTTAAACCTGATGACATAAGACCAATGGGTGTGTTGCACCTTTTCTGGTAAGTCGGATTTTAACGTATACCCAAGAGATTTCAAGCATTTGTGCGCCCATTGAGTAGCCTCTTTATGTATATTATTAGCCTTTTCATCGGTCATAATGTATCTTCCACCACAGTACCTTGATGATATGCAATTTTCCAGGAATCATTTTCAAGCCGCCATATCGTTGACCGCCTTGTAATTCTCGTTCCCTGTGTAAGGGTATAAGTTAACAAGTAGTTATGATCAGCTATTTTCTGGCAACAAAAATCTGTTGCTCCCCACTGCTCAGTTTCCCAATCATCAATAGGTTGCTGTTGATATCTTTCAAGCAATGTTTTGATGACATATTCTCGACAATATCTTCTCCCTGAAGCACCAATTTCCCAAAAGGATGCAGTAGTCATATTTTCCAATGCTTCACGGGATGTACCAAACTCTCGCCTGTGAAAAATTGGCTCTCGTTGTTTAAGCTCTTGTAATATATTTTGACAATCAGGCGCTGTTTCAAGAGGCATCGCTGATTGAGCAGCCATTTTTTTTACAATGGTATTAACAATGAACTCCGCTCGTTCATACGGAGGTAGCAATGGAACTTCAATGATGTTGTAACTCAAGTCTTCATAAATTTTTCTGACATCGTCCCCAAATAATTTTGCCTGACTGTATGTCATTTTACGCTCATCATCATTTTCATAAATTTCTTCCCAAGCAGGGAGGAATAAAACTTGTTTGTTGTATTGATATTGATGAGCAGCTTTGGTTTGGGAATGACAATCTAAATCAAATAGTTTAGCGTAGCCAATGTTATCAGGAATGCCACGATCGTAGATAACAGGGCCCTGACGATTTTCCATTTGCTTGAATTGATAGATTGAGCGAGATAATAGAAGGTCGGCAAATAATTTTGGATCATGTTCAGGGACACCACTACCTTCGATTGCTCTTTGTTCCGCTAAAATTTGTCTGGCCGGTTCATCAATGCAGAGAAATCCAAGCTTTCTCAATTCTTTGAGGATTGTTGACTTACCTGCCCCCATAGCACCAGTTAGAATAAAATAATTATGCTTATTCATTAAATTTATTTTCCACTCGCTCATTCTTTTTAAAATGTAGTTTCATGCCAATATGACTCGGCACAAATCCAAGGCTTTCATAAAACTTTAAAGCCTCCGGTCTGGATTTATCTGTTGTCAGTTGAACAAGCTGACATCCACGTTGTTTGGCTTTGTCGAGTAGAAAGTTAAATAGTCTTTTGCCTATCCCTTTGTTTCGATATTTTTTTTGGATTCTGACACCTTCTATCTGGGCTCTAACTCCGCCTTTATAAGTGAGATATTGTAAATAATCTATTTGGGCCACTCCAACAATTTGATTATCATCTTCTACAACAAAAATGTCAGCGCTGTTGTTTTTTGAAATCTCATCCCATGCCTTAAAATTTAGTGTATTTTTCTTTACAACTCCATTTGATCATCTGGCAGATAAATTTCCATTTCTTCATAGGGTTGCTGCATAATATACTTAAGTCTTGTTTTTAAATTGCCGCAGTGAATTTCAAGCTTATTGTAATTAGGGTCTAGTATATATAATGAAGCGCCTTCACTAGTGTTTTCTTTCCACTGAGGAATATTTTCTTTTACTACTGTTTCACGAATATCTTTTATCGACTGAGAATCAACTGAAAAAGCAATATGTGTATACTCTTCCAATGCTTGTGTTTTTGTATTTGTGTTGCAACTTAGGCAGAGCCATATATCTTTCGCAGAAAGGTAGGCACCATTTTTCCATTTCACAATTAGCTTAAACTTTAGAATGTTACAGTAAAACTCTATTGATCTTGTAATATTTATTGTGGCGAATGTGATATGATTAATCCCTGTTATCATGATTCCTTTCCGAAACAGTTTATGAAACCGAAAAATTTTTTCTTATCTGATAAGTCAATTACTTTTTTATCATAACGCTGGTTACAAAACTCTTTTCCAACACCAATGAAATTGAGGCCTAATTGCTGAGCGGCAATATA contains these protein-coding regions:
- a CDS encoding TrbI/VirB10 family protein — translated: MNKNYDYLSPDTSPQKLQTSGVKRVNNMPLFIAIGILTIFVVLIALVAQKRAHAQNQVSEPVKLKSSKKNTMSLANDVVSHYQSGMIRPPTQSTVKEESPSMPLPKEQNQASKPDMPIQDVPDSEIERIRQDKTQAFEEAVKAKTTVMVDGTQLHPNENQKNHNASVNIDVANTFKAHLQRLQSIQNARPALQTLGGEENENRWHLNSRLESPNSRYELRAGGVIPGVMVSGISSELPGQIIGQVSQNVYDTATGRHLLIPQGTKLIGVYSNEVGFGQNSVLVAWQRLVYPDGKALDIGSMPGADSAGMAGFRDQVDHHYAKIYGSALLMSAIVGGITYSQSLNQNSQVGYNQPTAGNVLSQALGQQLGEVTSQLVSKNLNVSPTVNVRPGYRFNVIVVKDLTFKKPFRQFAY
- the trbJ gene encoding P-type conjugative transfer protein TrbJ; the encoded protein is MKLRLIFLLLWSTNVLSSGAPVFDFANWLENGKVIINQVSQYKTQLDQYRNQLSQYNTMLQNTKSLTSFQWDNADSIINNLLDTTNTIDYYKQEAGSMQAYLDRFQSQEYYQKIPCFNGHGKCSAEELKKISQNKMAASVAQKRANDAMLKGIDKQQQNLKKDSEKLRNLQAHAQTAGGQKQALQAASQLASNQAHQLLQIRGLLVAQQNAQAVKDAAETNKQAIQDAGDERFRSGSFHKSSGTKW
- the trbL gene encoding P-type conjugative transfer protein TrbL, which translates into the protein MKKQTFTFLFVFLLIGFSVNAHADGAGIDSRDLLDNILYRFSNNASMWSHTILSYARYLFWSLAMISMVWTYGMMALRRADIQEFLAETVRFLVVVGFFYWLLDNGPAIATSIMDSMRRLAANASGIDAKVSPSDIVDVGFDIVSKAIDNSSVWSPAATTVGLIVAGIILIVLAMVSINMLIILITGWILTYGGIILLGFGGGRWTQDIAIQYYKTVLGIALQAFAMILIIGIGKSFVDQYYAAMSKDILLKEMFVMLVVAVVLLVLINKIPPILASIVSGGSGGGGGGLGLGGALGAAGIAGTALAGAAGAASAHSAGGLSALNAAFKAASQSMGVGDIGAMSGNSSGPKSGGLAQAMGQASKFAGSFGSHLASGAFDVAREKAGSMKASFSAKTSDTTGGKIAEAINQRVSSSSDSATSNQSSDSQNVTSMGAPEGSFSSGSEETTDEVSQFVNQKASGDNQ
- a CDS encoding type IV secretory system conjugative DNA transfer family protein, whose protein sequence is MKPNRSIGPQVRQKHVNKASKYLIMLVMLAFLISMQIGTQYAAFKLYHADTLNFSFTQFYWPWQAILWNLQYHQYFPDIFNAAFGLSVMSGCLFLMGIIFLNKQLKQENVSEYLHGSARWANMTDLKDAGIIDNEEGVYVGAIEDEKGNVHYLRHNGPEHILTYAPTRSGKGVGLVIPTLLSWKKSCVITDLKGELWALTAGWRQKHGHNKVIRFEPATLKGSARWNPLDEIRVGTEYEVGDVQNLATLVVDPDGKGLETHWQKTSQALLVGFILHAIYKLQNQGEPATFPNIDRMLVDPNTNIADLLIEMTQFPHVDGKTHSVISASARDMIDRPEEEAGSVLSTLKSYLALYRDPVVAHNVSASDFCIKDLMHHTNPVSLYIVTQPNDKARLQPLVRVMLNMVVRLLADKMDFERVDDGQGHYSVKTKKTYKHRLLCMIDEFPSLGKLDILQESLAFVAGYGLKFYLICQDINQLKSRERGYGPDETITSNCHIQNAYPPNRIETAEHLSKLTGQTTIVKEHITTSGKRVSTFLNQISKTKQEVSRPLLTIDECQRMPGPKKDANGLITEAGDMVIYVAGFPAIYGKQPLYFKDSVFIARASVEAPTQSDILRARLTKDEEIRL
- the traF gene encoding conjugative transfer signal peptidase TraF; translated protein: MKQLTIWAAVFMLSIFVLSVLLVFLGFRINTTDSIPIGVYRMTAYKNLKNAYVIFCPDDRPVFQQALVRGYINSGFCPDSYGYLMKKVVATTGDNIAVNSKGVFVNDRLIPYSKPQLKDALNRSLPQWQAKNYQLNDDEVMAMTDQSQWSFDGRYYGPIKSGQIKGMLTPIWVYPKQEKIHES
- a CDS encoding zincin-like metallopeptidase domain-containing protein, with amino-acid sequence MTKMSHHQIVANQIIESLKQGTAPWLKPWEPGIGDGHIPFNPVTGKRYRGINALYLMLNQDGDNRWLTYKQAQSIDAQVRKGEKGTTVQYWKFSEEKIKKDDSGNSVLDEQGNPVKVQVNLERPKVFYARVFHASQIDNMPELIQKEQDWSLVEKAETLLTNSGASIFHSEADRAFYRLSTDSIHLPPKDQFKSAAHYYATALHELGHWSGHPSRLNRDLGHPFGSEAYAKEELRAEIASMILGAELGIGHDPSQHTAYIKSWIRVLEDDPLEIFRASADAEKIVNHICSLEQVQELNQEQTIEIRDEQPKEEILMESKQYISEKTWLSIPYKEKDKAKSIVGKLADGTTGIAWDKEQKCWYAKPGIDIEKIKPWLPENQISPEDKALSPADEFKEALISLGARVTGEHPIIDGQPHRIQMDDDKHGEKAGFYVVHLDGIPAGYIKNNRTGAELKWKCKGYVLTDEQKSALKAQALENQKNRELELDEKHKNTALKLTQRLSKMKEATEQTPYMKSKGIQVHSGVYTSPSYKITCIPAMDIDGKIWSIQYIGDDGSKNFAKDSRKEGCFHVLGGLEKLADSPVIIIAEGYATAATIKEATALPAVVSAFDAGNLKSVAKAMHEEYPHTPIMLAADDDKHLEQSKGINPGKEKAGEAADAVNGFIVIPTFALGEQSLNPKQFSDFNDLANHSKLGIEGVKRQIKPKVDKIAKKYRYLRQPRKGNVVHIT